Proteins encoded in a region of the Desulfuromonas thiophila genome:
- a CDS encoding retropepsin-like aspartic protease, whose protein sequence is MALGRHSLTVVWCWKTGCRWPLRLLVVLLVPLVLATLLAGRGGAEQPPRFADGYALLRAHYEASGGLARWQALTGSYQQGRLRVDGLSGSFRQWTRRPLHSRLVEDFGLFCQVQGDDGAVAWFQDANGQVELRLDPASRVRRELARRLDAFEHLDPASTIFHLQLEAPRLLAGRRCLVARLENCLNSDVSWFFFDPASLELVASRTRQPDLEVDSRYDDYRWQDGLRVAFHQVDHIAPRDKRREIWLTRLDWQAPDDAAIFAVPPPATAPLRWPLAAAPCCLPFLAVEGGIYLPVSVCGDRRWWLLDSGAGHSVIDQDYARQLGLLPQGRIAGFGFGGNFALQLASVPGLVLGRSTDPLRVGPQLLVSVAGLTRHSYEPQIHGILGYDFLSLFVVQVDYAAQQVCLYPQEASLPQLPWQEAPLLYRMFCLPGCLDDVMAGRFSLDLGAERSSLHHPFSLRHQLLRRPGIEQVSLGLGGLSFERQMRFDRLQLAGQLVERPLLGVALEARGTAGHGELAGNLGGDILRRFDLWLDYRHQRVALLPGGRFTEPPQADPVGLLIGRADNGLPMVSYVAPNGPAAAAGFVAGDAIIAIDGLAIARYAGVRAVRALLGQAGRCLIFDLQRGDQRLQRELCLPALPTAEASAEKKLPPVLENSLLPANL, encoded by the coding sequence ATGGCCTTAGGGCGGCACAGTCTCACCGTCGTGTGGTGCTGGAAGACAGGGTGTCGCTGGCCTCTGCGCCTGCTCGTTGTATTGCTGGTGCCTTTGGTGCTGGCGACTCTGCTGGCGGGCCGGGGCGGGGCGGAACAGCCGCCGCGGTTTGCCGATGGCTATGCCTTGCTGCGGGCCCATTACGAGGCCAGTGGCGGGCTGGCCCGCTGGCAGGCGCTGACCGGCAGTTACCAGCAGGGGCGCCTGCGTGTCGATGGCCTGAGCGGTTCGTTCCGCCAGTGGACAAGGCGACCGCTGCACAGTCGGCTGGTCGAGGATTTTGGTTTATTTTGTCAGGTGCAGGGCGATGATGGCGCGGTGGCCTGGTTCCAGGACGCCAATGGCCAGGTTGAGTTACGCCTTGATCCCGCCAGTCGGGTGCGACGCGAACTGGCGCGCCGGCTTGATGCCTTCGAGCATCTCGATCCGGCCTCGACGATTTTCCACCTGCAGCTTGAAGCGCCGCGCCTGCTGGCTGGGCGTCGTTGTCTGGTTGCGCGGCTGGAAAACTGCCTTAACAGTGATGTCAGCTGGTTCTTTTTCGATCCGGCCAGCCTCGAACTGGTGGCCAGCCGTACGCGCCAGCCGGATCTGGAGGTGGACAGCCGTTACGACGATTACCGCTGGCAGGATGGCCTGCGGGTGGCATTTCATCAGGTCGATCATATCGCGCCGCGCGACAAACGCCGCGAAATCTGGCTGACGCGGTTGGATTGGCAGGCGCCGGACGACGCGGCTATTTTTGCCGTGCCGCCACCGGCCACCGCGCCGCTGCGCTGGCCGCTGGCAGCGGCGCCCTGCTGCCTGCCGTTTTTGGCGGTGGAGGGCGGCATCTATCTGCCGGTCAGTGTTTGTGGCGACCGGCGCTGGTGGCTGCTGGACAGCGGTGCCGGTCATTCGGTGATCGATCAGGACTATGCCCGTCAGCTCGGTCTGCTGCCCCAGGGCCGCATCGCCGGTTTTGGCTTTGGCGGCAACTTCGCCCTGCAGCTGGCCAGCGTGCCGGGGCTGGTGCTGGGCCGGTCGACCGATCCTCTAAGAGTGGGACCGCAGCTGCTGGTCAGCGTTGCCGGTCTGACTCGCCACAGCTACGAGCCGCAGATTCACGGCATTCTCGGCTATGATTTTCTGAGCCTGTTTGTTGTTCAGGTCGACTATGCCGCTCAGCAGGTCTGCCTGTATCCGCAGGAGGCGTCCCTGCCGCAGCTGCCCTGGCAGGAGGCGCCGCTGCTTTATCGCATGTTCTGTCTGCCGGGCTGCCTCGATGACGTTATGGCTGGTCGGTTCAGCCTCGATCTCGGTGCCGAGCGCAGCAGTCTGCATCATCCGTTCAGTCTGCGGCACCAGCTGCTGCGCCGTCCGGGCATCGAACAGGTCAGCCTAGGTCTTGGCGGTCTGAGTTTTGAACGCCAGATGCGTTTTGATCGGCTGCAGCTGGCCGGTCAGCTGGTGGAGCGACCCTTGCTGGGGGTGGCGCTGGAGGCCCGGGGCACGGCCGGTCACGGGGAACTGGCCGGCAATCTGGGCGGCGACATCCTGCGTCGCTTCGATCTGTGGCTTGACTATCGGCATCAGCGGGTCGCGTTGCTGCCTGGCGGCCGCTTCACCGAACCGCCGCAGGCCGATCCCGTTGGCTTGCTGATCGGCCGCGCCGACAATGGTTTGCCGATGGTGTCCTATGTGGCGCCGAACGGTCCGGCCGCGGCTGCCGGTTTCGTTGCCGGTGATGCGATTATCGCCATTGATGGTCTGGCCATTGCCCGCTATGCCGGGGTGCGGGCCGTGCGGGCGCTGCTGGGGCAGGCGGGCCGCTGTCTGATTTTTGACCTGCAGCGTGGTGACCAGCGGTTGCAGCGCGAACTCTGCCTGCCGGCCTTGCCCACTGCAGAGGCCAGTGCCGAAAAAAAACTCCCTCCTGTCCTTGAAAACTCCTTGCTGCCAGCTAATTTGTAG
- a CDS encoding Hsp20/alpha crystallin family protein, giving the protein MSLVRWDPWREMEALVDRYNRALGLMPAGGQEEMRKGDWSPRVDIAETGDAFIIKAEIPDVQKEDVKVTLENGVLTLQGERRQETEEKGKTFHRVERLYGVFNRSFSLPDSVSPEGIKASFKDGMLTVTLTKRKETQPKAIEVKIDN; this is encoded by the coding sequence ATGTCACTGGTCAGATGGGATCCCTGGCGGGAAATGGAAGCACTGGTGGACCGTTACAACCGGGCCCTGGGGCTGATGCCTGCTGGCGGTCAGGAGGAGATGCGCAAGGGCGACTGGTCGCCCCGGGTCGATATTGCCGAAACCGGCGACGCCTTCATCATCAAGGCGGAAATTCCCGACGTGCAGAAAGAGGATGTCAAGGTCACGCTGGAAAATGGCGTGCTGACACTACAGGGGGAACGGCGGCAGGAAACAGAGGAAAAAGGCAAGACCTTCCACCGCGTTGAGCGGCTTTATGGCGTGTTCAACCGCAGCTTTTCCCTGCCCGACAGCGTTTCACCCGAAGGCATCAAGGCCAGCTTCAAGGACGGCATGCTGACGGTTACCCTGACCAAGCGCAAGGAAACCCAGCCCAAGGCCATTGAGGTGAAGATCGACAACTAG
- a CDS encoding TRAP transporter TatT component family protein — protein MVVLVLAIAVMGLSACGLPRLDSQLQQSLLEQDDVELVRAGAPAYLLLIDSLIAGDPTEARWLIQGARLYSLYAAAFVEEGERARRLTARAFDYGQRALCARCRAGCGLAELSPADFATRLQALDAAEGDALLAFCQSWLAWCQAHKGDLRVLAVLPRLQQTLEYLVTLDTPAAGSEAWQYLGILHSLRPAALGGDPQRARCCFEQALCLGGTGDLTVKVAYARYYARLLYDRELHDRLLHEVLQADPRVAGRTLPNVLAQQQARQLLDSADGYF, from the coding sequence ATGGTTGTTCTGGTCCTGGCCATCGCGGTGATGGGGCTGTCGGCCTGTGGTCTGCCGCGGCTGGACAGCCAGCTGCAGCAGAGCCTGCTGGAGCAGGATGATGTCGAACTGGTACGCGCCGGCGCGCCGGCCTATCTGCTGCTGATTGACAGCCTGATTGCCGGCGACCCGACAGAGGCGCGTTGGCTGATACAGGGCGCCCGCCTCTACAGTCTTTACGCCGCAGCCTTTGTCGAGGAGGGCGAACGCGCCCGCCGGCTGACAGCGCGGGCCTTTGACTATGGCCAGCGAGCGCTCTGTGCCCGCTGCCGTGCCGGTTGCGGCCTGGCGGAGTTGTCGCCGGCGGATTTTGCCACGCGCCTACAGGCGCTCGACGCTGCTGAGGGTGATGCCCTGCTGGCCTTTTGCCAAAGCTGGCTGGCTTGGTGTCAGGCCCACAAGGGCGATTTGCGGGTGCTGGCGGTATTGCCACGGTTGCAACAAACACTGGAGTATCTGGTGACCCTGGATACGCCGGCGGCGGGCAGCGAGGCCTGGCAGTATCTCGGGATTCTTCACAGCCTGCGGCCGGCGGCGCTGGGCGGCGATCCGCAGCGGGCCCGCTGCTGTTTCGAACAGGCGCTGTGCCTCGGCGGTACTGGCGATCTGACCGTCAAGGTGGCCTATGCTCGCTATTATGCCCGCCTGCTGTACGACCGTGAACTGCATGACCGCCTGCTGCACGAGGTGTTGCAGGCCGATCCGCGGGTGGCCGGTCGCACCCTGCCGAATGTGCTGGCGCAGCAACAGGCCCGCCAGCTGCTGGACAGCGCCGATGGTTATTTCTGA
- the dctP gene encoding TRAP transporter substrate-binding protein DctP, whose amino-acid sequence MRKTLLWFGLTLTLLQPLAVLAATEIKIATVAPEGSDWMVRMRQSAERIAQRSQGRVNLKFYGGGVMGNEASVLRKMRVGQLQGGAFTSGGLARIHKDLQLYGLPLLARSAAEMACLRAVLDEELQQRLEQCGYIGFGFASGGFACLFSGQPIERVEQLAGLKLWVPEGDQISYAVLQALGLAPVTLPLSDVMTGLQTGLLDVVATSPLGALAFQWYSQVNCMTEMPLAYVYAALVIDKRTIERLTAEDRQLLRDELEAVYRAIDGQAVADNEAALQVLVQQGLQRVTPAAGELERWSAVATEVSDRLADNGQLSPELYCKARARLQQCRQQVPAQ is encoded by the coding sequence ATGCGAAAAACCCTGCTGTGGTTTGGTCTGACCCTGACGCTGCTGCAACCGCTGGCGGTGCTGGCGGCGACCGAGATCAAGATTGCGACGGTGGCGCCGGAAGGGTCGGACTGGATGGTGCGCATGCGCCAGAGTGCCGAGCGGATTGCCCAGCGCAGCCAGGGGCGGGTCAACCTGAAGTTTTATGGTGGCGGCGTGATGGGTAACGAGGCCAGCGTGCTGCGCAAGATGCGAGTCGGTCAGCTGCAGGGTGGTGCTTTTACCTCGGGGGGATTGGCGCGAATCCATAAGGATTTGCAGCTTTACGGTCTGCCGCTGCTGGCCCGTTCGGCCGCCGAGATGGCATGCCTGCGCGCCGTCCTCGATGAGGAACTGCAGCAGCGGCTGGAACAGTGTGGCTATATTGGCTTTGGTTTTGCCAGTGGTGGTTTCGCCTGTCTGTTCAGTGGTCAGCCCATTGAGCGGGTCGAACAGCTGGCCGGCCTGAAGCTGTGGGTGCCCGAGGGTGATCAGATCAGTTACGCGGTGTTGCAGGCTCTGGGGCTGGCGCCGGTGACCCTGCCGCTATCCGATGTCATGACCGGCCTGCAGACCGGCCTGCTCGACGTGGTGGCTACCTCGCCACTTGGCGCCCTGGCTTTCCAGTGGTACAGCCAGGTGAACTGCATGACCGAGATGCCGCTGGCCTATGTCTACGCTGCCCTGGTGATTGATAAGCGCACCATCGAACGGCTGACGGCAGAGGATCGGCAGTTGCTGCGTGATGAACTCGAAGCGGTTTATCGTGCCATCGATGGCCAGGCCGTTGCCGACAACGAAGCCGCCCTGCAAGTGCTGGTGCAGCAGGGTTTGCAGCGGGTGACGCCGGCAGCGGGTGAATTGGAACGCTGGAGCGCGGTGGCGACCGAGGTGTCCGACCGTCTGGCCGACAATGGCCAGCTGTCGCCTGAACTGTATTGCAAGGCCCGCGCGCGGTTGCAACAGTGCCGGCAGCAGGTTCCCGCTCAATGA
- a CDS encoding TRAP transporter small permease, which yields MKWLQQGRAVAERLERLLLSLLLLALAGLALLQIMQRNLLGSGFVWSDELLRLLVLWLCLAGAMRASRHGSHIRMDLLARWLPPAGQRVVVRLVQAVTALVCLLLAWHGGRFVRLEAEFASQVLGGWPAWWFQSIVPLAFAVMAWRAVLLMLWPQRAETFEGSADALPLPADRTGEGAP from the coding sequence ATGAAGTGGCTGCAGCAGGGGCGGGCCGTGGCCGAGAGGCTGGAGCGGCTGTTGCTGAGTCTGCTGCTGCTGGCCTTGGCCGGCCTGGCACTGTTGCAGATTATGCAACGCAATCTGCTGGGCAGCGGCTTTGTCTGGAGCGATGAATTGTTGCGTCTGCTGGTGCTGTGGCTTTGCCTCGCCGGGGCCATGCGGGCCAGCCGGCACGGCAGTCATATTCGCATGGATCTGCTGGCCCGCTGGCTGCCGCCGGCCGGGCAGCGTGTTGTCGTGCGGCTGGTGCAGGCTGTCACGGCGCTGGTCTGTCTGCTGCTGGCCTGGCATGGCGGCCGCTTTGTGCGGCTGGAGGCGGAATTCGCCAGCCAGGTGCTGGGTGGCTGGCCGGCCTGGTGGTTCCAGAGTATTGTGCCGCTGGCCTTTGCGGTGATGGCCTGGCGTGCCGTGCTGCTGATGCTGTGGCCGCAGCGGGCCGAAACGTTTGAAGGTTCGGCTGATGCCTTGCCGCTGCCGGCCGACCGGACCGGCGAGGGGGCACCATGA
- a CDS encoding TRAP transporter large permease, whose translation MTWLVPLALVLLTLLGMPLFAVIGAAALWAFHLAGVDLAVVLIEFYRIAEMPVLLAIPLFTLAGYLLSESGAPARLVALSQALLGWLPAGLALVALAASAFFTAFTGASGVTIVALGALLYPALRQDGYDESYSLGLVTTSGSLGLLFAPSLPLILYAIVVQQLNIAPAVSVEALFRAGILPGLLMLALLGGWSIWRERHRRTPLTFDAARLRRALRAALWELPLPLVVLGGIYSGYFAVSEAAAVTLAYVFVVEVLVLREIPLRRLAEICERALVLVGGILLILGLSLASTTALIDGGVPERLFTLVQSQVDSRLGFLLLLNLFLLLLGALLDIFSALVLVVPLILPVALGYGVDPVHLGIIFLANMQIGYLTPPVGMNLFIASYRFKRPVVALYRASWPFLLLLLLSLLLITYVPLLSLGLL comes from the coding sequence ATGACCTGGCTGGTGCCGCTGGCCCTGGTGCTGCTGACGCTGCTGGGCATGCCGCTGTTTGCCGTGATCGGCGCGGCGGCCCTGTGGGCTTTTCATCTGGCCGGTGTCGATCTGGCTGTGGTGCTGATCGAGTTTTATCGCATCGCTGAAATGCCGGTGTTGCTGGCCATTCCGCTGTTCACCCTGGCGGGTTATCTGCTCAGTGAAAGTGGTGCGCCGGCCCGCCTGGTGGCTCTCAGCCAGGCACTGCTGGGCTGGCTGCCGGCCGGTCTGGCATTGGTGGCGCTGGCCGCCAGCGCGTTTTTTACCGCCTTTACCGGCGCCTCCGGCGTTACCATTGTGGCGTTGGGGGCACTGCTGTATCCGGCCTTGCGCCAGGACGGCTACGATGAAAGCTACAGCCTGGGGCTGGTGACCACCTCCGGCAGTCTGGGCCTGCTGTTTGCGCCCTCCCTGCCGCTGATTCTGTACGCCATTGTGGTTCAGCAACTTAACATCGCCCCGGCCGTCAGCGTCGAGGCGCTGTTTCGTGCCGGTATCCTGCCGGGCCTGCTGATGCTGGCGCTGCTCGGTGGCTGGAGTATCTGGCGCGAAAGGCATCGGCGGACGCCACTGACCTTCGACGCGGCGCGTCTGCGCCGGGCTTTGCGGGCGGCCCTGTGGGAATTGCCGCTGCCGCTGGTGGTGCTGGGGGGCATTTACAGCGGTTATTTCGCCGTTTCCGAAGCGGCGGCGGTCACTTTGGCCTATGTGTTTGTGGTCGAGGTGCTGGTGCTGCGCGAGATCCCGCTGCGGCGTCTGGCGGAGATCTGCGAACGGGCGCTGGTGCTGGTAGGAGGGATTCTGCTGATTCTGGGGCTGTCGCTGGCCTCAACCACGGCGCTGATCGATGGCGGGGTGCCGGAGCGGCTGTTCACCCTGGTACAGAGCCAGGTCGACAGCCGGCTGGGATTTCTGTTGCTGCTCAACCTGTTTTTGCTGCTGCTCGGCGCGTTGCTCGATATCTTCAGTGCCCTGGTGCTGGTGGTGCCGCTGATCCTGCCGGTGGCGCTGGGTTACGGTGTCGATCCGGTCCATTTGGGGATCATTTTTCTGGCCAACATGCAGATCGGCTATCTGACACCGCCGGTGGGCATGAACCTGTTTATCGCCAGCTACCGCTTCAAGCGGCCGGTGGTCGCGCTTTATCGCGCCAGTTGGCCTTTTCTGCTGCTGCTGTTGCTGAGTCTGCTGCTGATCACCTATGTGCCGCTGTTGTCGCTGGGGCTGCTGTAA
- a CDS encoding AEC family transporter: MRFLDILAPVFLIVLCGALLQRRARLDLQPLTISALYLFAPALTFSALIKQPLDGSALGRISLYMLLYLAIMLLLAGLTGRLLGCDGDSRRALTLAAAMMNIGNFGLPLVYFAFGEAAVATSILVFVLFSLPLGSLAIVIAQGSQADWRSALRNSLQVPIIHAALLALLLQALHLQPPAWLLRPVDLLGQAAVPVMLLLLGMQMARSRWQQVGRLLPAAISLRLLIGPLVGYGLCRLLQIEGLLRDVLLLQTSTPAAVLPLLYALRFGTRPDLLASAIIATTALSALSLTALLYLLPLLP; this comes from the coding sequence ATGCGTTTTCTCGACATTCTCGCCCCGGTGTTCCTGATCGTGCTGTGCGGCGCCCTGTTGCAGCGGCGCGCCCGCCTCGACCTGCAACCGCTGACCATCAGCGCCCTTTACCTGTTCGCCCCGGCCCTGACCTTCAGCGCCCTGATCAAACAGCCCCTCGATGGCAGCGCACTGGGCCGGATCAGCCTCTACATGCTGCTGTATCTGGCCATCATGTTGCTGCTGGCCGGCCTGACCGGCCGTCTGCTGGGCTGCGATGGCGACAGCCGGCGGGCCCTGACGTTGGCCGCCGCCATGATGAATATCGGCAATTTCGGTCTGCCGCTGGTCTATTTCGCCTTCGGCGAAGCCGCCGTCGCCACCTCGATCCTGGTCTTCGTGCTGTTTTCCCTGCCTCTCGGCAGCCTGGCCATCGTCATCGCCCAGGGCAGCCAGGCCGACTGGCGCAGCGCCCTGCGCAACAGTCTGCAGGTACCGATCATCCATGCCGCCCTGCTGGCGCTGCTGCTACAAGCCCTGCATCTGCAGCCACCGGCCTGGCTGCTGCGTCCCGTCGATCTGCTCGGGCAGGCCGCCGTACCGGTGATGCTGCTGCTGCTCGGCATGCAGATGGCCCGCAGCCGCTGGCAACAGGTCGGGCGGCTGTTGCCGGCCGCCATCAGTCTGCGCCTGCTGATCGGCCCGCTGGTGGGGTACGGCCTGTGCCGCCTGCTGCAGATCGAAGGGTTGTTACGCGACGTGCTGTTGCTGCAGACCAGCACCCCGGCAGCGGTGCTGCCGCTACTCTACGCCCTGCGTTTCGGCACCCGGCCTGATCTGCTGGCCAGTGCCATCATCGCCACCACGGCCTTGAGCGCCCTGAGTCTGACCGCCCTGCTCTATCTGCTGCCGCTGCTGCCCTGA
- a CDS encoding aminotransferase class I/II-fold pyridoxal phosphate-dependent enzyme, whose product MNPLAQELNEMLAKSNPYVLEMLSNLGKNLFFPKGILTQSAEAKEKAHRFNATIGIATENGGPMYLQCIQDKLSAFDPKDIYPYAPPAGRMDLRQAWRDKMLRENPSQQGKHFGMPIVTSALTHGLSIVADLFVDAGDQMVLPDMLWGNYNLTFTTRCGAVIKKYPTFTVEGGFNVPAFKAELQNVAAEKGKAIVLLNFPNNPSGYTPTVAEGDAIVAAIKEVAEDGCNLVVITDDAYFGLFYEDSLKESLFGKLANLHPRILTIKLDGATKEEYVWGFRTGFITYADGSKDANEAVLTALEKKTLGCIRATISNCAHPGQTFVLEALKSPDFVAQKQQKFEVMKGRALQVKKVLNSGKYDSAWSYYPFNSGYFMCLKLNSVPAETLRVHLLDKYGVGTIATGKTDLRIAFSCIAEEDIQELFDLIFQAVQDLSR is encoded by the coding sequence ATGAATCCACTGGCGCAAGAATTGAATGAAATGCTGGCGAAGAGTAACCCCTACGTCCTTGAAATGCTATCGAATCTTGGCAAGAATCTGTTTTTCCCCAAAGGGATTCTGACCCAGTCGGCCGAGGCCAAGGAAAAGGCGCACCGTTTCAACGCCACCATCGGTATCGCCACCGAAAACGGCGGCCCCATGTACCTGCAGTGCATCCAGGACAAGTTGTCCGCCTTCGATCCGAAGGATATCTATCCCTATGCGCCGCCGGCCGGCCGCATGGATCTGCGCCAGGCCTGGCGCGACAAGATGCTGCGCGAGAATCCCAGCCAGCAGGGCAAGCATTTTGGCATGCCGATTGTTACCAGCGCCCTGACCCATGGTCTGTCCATCGTGGCCGACCTGTTTGTCGATGCCGGCGACCAGATGGTGCTGCCCGACATGCTGTGGGGCAATTACAACCTGACCTTCACCACTCGCTGCGGCGCGGTGATCAAGAAATATCCAACCTTTACCGTTGAGGGTGGCTTCAATGTGCCGGCCTTCAAGGCCGAGCTGCAGAACGTTGCCGCGGAAAAAGGCAAGGCCATCGTGCTGCTGAACTTCCCCAACAATCCCAGCGGCTACACCCCGACGGTGGCCGAGGGCGACGCCATTGTTGCTGCCATCAAGGAGGTGGCCGAGGACGGCTGCAATCTGGTGGTGATCACCGACGACGCTTATTTTGGCCTGTTCTATGAGGATTCGCTTAAGGAGTCGCTGTTCGGCAAGCTGGCCAACCTGCATCCGCGGATTCTGACAATCAAGCTGGATGGTGCTACCAAGGAGGAATACGTCTGGGGTTTCCGCACCGGCTTCATCACCTACGCCGACGGCAGCAAGGACGCCAACGAGGCGGTGCTGACGGCGCTGGAAAAGAAAACCCTCGGCTGCATTCGCGCCACCATCTCCAACTGTGCCCATCCGGGCCAGACCTTCGTTCTCGAAGCGTTGAAGTCGCCGGATTTTGTGGCCCAGAAGCAGCAGAAGTTTGAGGTTATGAAAGGCCGCGCACTGCAGGTCAAGAAGGTGCTCAACAGCGGCAAGTACGACAGCGCCTGGAGCTATTATCCGTTCAATTCCGGTTACTTCATGTGCCTGAAACTCAACAGCGTGCCGGCCGAAACCCTGCGCGTGCATCTGCTCGACAAATATGGTGTCGGCACCATTGCTACCGGCAAGACCGACCTGCGCATCGCTTTCTCCTGCATTGCCGAGGAGGATATCCAGGAACTGTTCGACCTGATTTTCCAGGCGGTGCAGGACCTGAGCCGCTAA
- a CDS encoding DUF2065 domain-containing protein — translation MEFFWSLIGVLLVVEGIPWFLSPLTMKRLLVQLLPVPVRHLRLLGLLLMLAGLLTLYCARHILGG, via the coding sequence ATGGAGTTTTTCTGGTCATTGATCGGCGTCCTGCTGGTGGTCGAGGGTATTCCCTGGTTCCTGTCGCCGCTGACCATGAAGCGGTTGCTGGTGCAGTTGTTGCCGGTGCCGGTGCGTCATCTGCGGCTGTTGGGATTGCTGCTGATGCTGGCGGGTTTGCTGACTCTCTACTGTGCCCGCCACATCCTCGGGGGATAG
- the queA gene encoding tRNA preQ1(34) S-adenosylmethionine ribosyltransferase-isomerase QueA translates to MRLTDFDYALPAELIAQQPAERRDASRLLVLDRANGSCRSDWFSHIASYFRPGDVLVRNDTRVIPARLLGRKDSGGRVEVFLVRQLSAAADGLCWRCLTRSSKPVRPGQLLYFAEGLKASVLALGEAGERDLCFHHAGDFSALLDRIGQVPLPPYITRPAEADDRERYQTTFARVPGAVAAPTAGLHFTPECFARLERLGVELCNLTLHVGLGTFLPVRVEDPRHHRMHEEAYAVPEATAATINRARAEGRRIVALGTTVARTLEAASMADGHLRTGDGLTDIFIYPGYRFRQVDALVTNFHLPQSTLLMLVCALAGREAVLAAYARAVAEGYRFFSYGDCMFIQ, encoded by the coding sequence ATGCGGCTGACGGATTTTGATTATGCGTTACCGGCCGAGCTGATTGCCCAGCAACCGGCCGAGCGGCGCGACGCCAGCCGACTGCTGGTGCTTGACCGCGCCAACGGCAGCTGTCGGAGCGACTGGTTCAGTCATATTGCCAGCTACTTCCGGCCCGGCGATGTGCTGGTGCGCAACGATACCCGGGTGATCCCGGCGCGACTGCTGGGGCGCAAGGACAGTGGCGGCCGGGTCGAGGTTTTTCTGGTGCGGCAGTTGAGCGCCGCTGCCGACGGTCTTTGCTGGCGCTGTCTGACGCGCAGCTCCAAGCCGGTACGGCCGGGTCAGCTCCTGTATTTTGCCGAGGGGCTTAAGGCCAGCGTGCTGGCGCTGGGGGAGGCAGGAGAGCGCGACCTCTGTTTCCACCATGCCGGTGATTTTTCCGCGCTGCTCGACCGCATCGGTCAGGTGCCGTTGCCGCCCTATATCACCCGCCCGGCCGAAGCGGACGACCGCGAACGCTATCAGACCACCTTTGCGCGTGTGCCCGGCGCCGTGGCGGCACCGACGGCGGGGCTGCATTTCACGCCGGAATGCTTTGCCCGACTGGAACGGTTGGGGGTTGAGCTGTGCAACCTGACGCTGCATGTCGGGCTGGGCACCTTTTTACCGGTACGGGTGGAAGATCCGCGTCATCACCGCATGCACGAGGAGGCCTATGCCGTGCCGGAGGCCACTGCCGCGACCATTAATCGCGCCCGCGCTGAAGGACGGCGGATTGTGGCCCTGGGCACCACCGTGGCCCGCACCCTCGAAGCCGCCAGCATGGCTGACGGCCATTTGCGGACTGGTGACGGGCTGACGGATATCTTCATCTATCCCGGCTACCGTTTTCGTCAGGTCGACGCTCTGGTGACCAACTTTCACCTGCCGCAATCGACCCTGCTGATGCTGGTCTGTGCCCTGGCCGGACGCGAGGCGGTGCTGGCCGCCTATGCCCGGGCGGTGGCCGAAGGCTACCGGTTTTTCAGTTATGGCGACTGCATGTTTATTCAGTGA